From one Halosimplex rubrum genomic stretch:
- a CDS encoding PH domain-containing protein, translating into MSDGTPLDRAMTLAEMAPHASVTVGVLAGREEAFPEGRLHRPPVARLDGTEAPAYVLTNEKRGIGLGTKRNTTKPAGDRGTVIVVTDRRTLCLVGGAEEDSVVEVPHDAVVAASYHTGLLANRFVLRTPRKQYHCWAKRSTNESLLAAAAEYVEERTTEAPEEIEADDGANQLTYRGQPISRENHPGVPDEPPAEDDAPGDGTGRTDGAESDDGRSDSAIQYRGKPIDRSGE; encoded by the coding sequence ATGAGCGACGGGACCCCACTCGACAGGGCGATGACACTGGCGGAGATGGCACCCCACGCGTCCGTGACCGTCGGCGTCCTCGCGGGACGCGAGGAGGCGTTCCCCGAGGGACGACTGCACCGTCCCCCCGTCGCGCGCCTCGACGGGACCGAGGCGCCGGCCTACGTCCTGACGAACGAGAAGCGCGGTATCGGCCTGGGGACCAAGCGCAACACGACGAAGCCGGCCGGCGACCGCGGAACCGTTATCGTCGTCACGGACCGTCGCACCCTCTGTCTGGTCGGCGGGGCCGAGGAAGACAGCGTGGTCGAGGTGCCACACGACGCGGTCGTCGCCGCCTCGTACCACACGGGCCTGCTCGCGAATCGATTCGTCCTCCGGACGCCGCGCAAGCAGTACCACTGCTGGGCCAAGCGGTCGACGAACGAATCGCTGCTCGCGGCGGCCGCGGAGTACGTCGAGGAGCGCACGACGGAGGCGCCCGAGGAGATCGAGGCCGACGACGGCGCCAACCAGCTGACCTACCGTGGCCAGCCGATAAGCCGCGAGAACCACCCCGGTGTCCCCGACGAGCCGCCGGCGGAAGACGACGCCCCCGGGGACGGAACGGGTCGGACGGACGGCGCCGAGAGCGACGACGGACGCTCCGACTCGGCGATCCAGTACCGCGGGAAACCGATCGATCGGTCCGGGGAGTGA
- the carA gene encoding glutamine-hydrolyzing carbamoyl-phosphate synthase small subunit — MTDAYVALEGGRVVEARARSPGTTRGELVFTTAYTGYEESLTDPSYEEQILTFSYPLIGNYGVREERFESDRVHPRGVVARDLTEDVVEWLEEEGVPAVDKLDTRDLVTEIRDSGAMKCGIAAGEDVTEQDALDELEQCEHMSDHTEIGDQVTTPETVVYNEDGDGPDVALIDCGAKGSIVSSLVERDATVHLMPHDTTEEEVAELDPDVLFVSNGPGDPENFEEANELVDDFVGEKPIAGICLGQQVVANALGGETEKMEFGHRGVNQPVRDLRTDRVVMTTQNHGYTVADPGDNLEVTQINVNDDTPEGLENDELDIITRQYHPEANPGPNDSKSFFDDVLAMADEESVATTN; from the coding sequence ATGACGGACGCCTACGTGGCACTGGAGGGCGGACGCGTCGTCGAGGCGCGCGCGCGCTCTCCGGGCACGACTCGCGGGGAACTGGTCTTCACGACAGCCTACACCGGATACGAGGAGAGTCTCACCGACCCCTCCTACGAGGAGCAGATCCTCACGTTCTCCTATCCGCTGATCGGCAACTACGGGGTTCGAGAGGAGCGCTTCGAGTCCGACCGGGTCCACCCGCGCGGCGTCGTCGCCCGCGACCTGACCGAGGACGTGGTGGAGTGGCTCGAGGAGGAGGGCGTCCCGGCCGTCGACAAGCTCGACACCCGCGACCTCGTGACGGAGATCCGCGACTCCGGCGCGATGAAGTGCGGCATCGCCGCGGGCGAGGACGTGACCGAGCAGGACGCGCTCGACGAGCTCGAGCAGTGCGAGCACATGAGCGACCACACGGAGATCGGCGACCAGGTCACCACGCCCGAGACCGTCGTCTACAACGAGGACGGCGACGGGCCCGACGTGGCGCTCATCGACTGCGGCGCGAAGGGCTCGATCGTCTCCTCGCTCGTCGAGCGCGACGCGACGGTCCACCTCATGCCCCACGACACCACCGAGGAGGAGGTCGCCGAGCTGGACCCCGACGTGCTCTTCGTCTCGAACGGCCCGGGCGACCCGGAGAACTTCGAGGAGGCCAACGAACTCGTCGACGACTTCGTCGGCGAGAAGCCCATCGCGGGCATCTGTCTCGGCCAGCAGGTCGTCGCCAACGCGCTGGGCGGCGAGACCGAGAAGATGGAGTTCGGCCACCGCGGCGTCAACCAGCCCGTCCGCGACCTGCGGACCGACCGCGTGGTCATGACCACCCAGAACCACGGCTACACCGTCGCCGACCCCGGCGACAACCTCGAAGTCACCCAGATCAACGTCAACGACGACACCCCCGAGGGTCTGGAGAACGACGAACTCGACATCATCACCCGCCAGTACCACCCTGAGGCCAACCCCGGCCCCAACGACTCGAAGAGCTTCTTCGACGACGTGCTGGCGATGGCCGACGAGGAGTCCGTCGCGACGACGAACTGA